Proteins found in one Lysinibacillus fusiformis genomic segment:
- a CDS encoding ABC transporter permease, with protein MLKLIQNEWMKLWHKKGTWAMVAMLILVILVPAGITKYYEVKSPTEGSWQDIEQEAIQSYKERLAGEDLTEEDKAYFQEQMAISEYRLANDAPSQKDSSLVSFMSFTSGMLTLVTLFTVITAASIVSSEFSTGTIKMLLTRPMSRAKVLTSKLLTTFLFGLLLYVVNVVVSALVGLVLFGMGTGVELEIVNEQVVEKGVWGDLAYHYLLSGGDFVMSTLFAFLIGSVFRSSSLAIGLTMFLSFTGGMIVMFLSRYDIVKYIWLTHSDLTQYEHGGGSIIADVTMPFSLTVLAIYALVFLVISYSTFMKRDVTA; from the coding sequence TTGCTGAAGCTAATTCAAAATGAGTGGATGAAATTATGGCATAAAAAAGGAACATGGGCAATGGTGGCCATGCTGATTCTTGTCATTCTTGTTCCAGCTGGAATCACAAAATATTATGAAGTAAAATCCCCGACAGAAGGCTCTTGGCAGGACATAGAGCAGGAGGCCATTCAGTCGTATAAAGAGAGGCTAGCAGGTGAAGATTTAACGGAGGAAGATAAAGCATACTTTCAAGAGCAGATGGCTATTTCTGAATATCGTTTAGCTAATGATGCACCAAGTCAAAAGGATAGTAGCCTTGTGAGCTTTATGTCCTTTACAAGCGGCATGCTAACGCTTGTCACTTTATTTACAGTCATTACCGCAGCGAGTATTGTATCGAGCGAATTTTCAACAGGGACGATTAAAATGCTCTTAACGCGTCCAATGTCCCGTGCAAAAGTGTTAACGTCTAAATTACTGACAACATTCCTCTTTGGTTTGTTATTGTATGTGGTCAACGTGGTGGTAAGTGCGCTTGTCGGCTTAGTCTTGTTCGGCATGGGAACAGGTGTCGAATTAGAAATCGTCAATGAACAGGTTGTTGAAAAGGGCGTATGGGGTGATTTAGCCTATCATTATCTATTATCTGGTGGCGATTTTGTAATGTCTACATTATTTGCCTTTTTGATAGGTTCTGTGTTCCGTTCAAGCTCCTTAGCAATCGGTTTAACGATGTTCCTGTCCTTTACAGGCGGCATGATTGTCATGTTCTTAAGCCGATATGACATCGTCAAATATATTTGGCTAACACATTCTGATTTAACACAGTATGAACATGGTGGAGGCTCTATCATTGCTGATGTAACGATGCCCTTCTCACTAACAGTACTTGCTATTTACGCATTAGTTTTCCTTGTCATTAGTTATTCAACCTTTATGAAACGTGATGTCACGGCATAA
- the nagE gene encoding N-acetylglucosamine-specific PTS transporter subunit IIBC, producing the protein MFAFLQKIGKSLMFPIATLPAAALLLRLGSGDMLGAVPNEAIQYIASIMAASGNAILGNLPIIFAIGIAMGLAHDSSGGAALAGAIAHLVLIAVLGTVNEELNMGVFGGIIAGITAGLLYNKYYNVKFPEWLSFFGGRRFVPIITSITMAILGSILAIVWGPIQGGIDAVGNWMIGAGSLGVGMYGFFNRLLIPVGLHHVINTIIWFDFGEFTNAAGEIVKGDINRFLAGDTSAGHFQAGFFPIMMFGLPAACLAMYFTAKKEKRPIVGGMFVSIALTAFLTGVTEPIEFSFMFLSPVLYGIHAVLTGISLAVAYIVGFRDGFGFSAGLIDYLLNLGLADKPLLLLPLGLGFGAIYFVVFYFLIKKLDLKTPGREDDEEEDGEVNATISNDVDLRAYYTIEALGGKDNIQQVDYCTTRLRLSVQDANVVDDKTLKQTGARGVMRISKTNVQVIIGTSVEFLAEAMKERLKKGNPAPTNAELPTAQPVVEEAVKNETMTFRDFEMPMTGDLLPLTEVPDEAFSAGLMGPGFGIRPTDGAVYAPFDGQVVMIFPTKHAIGLKSDTGMEVLIHVGLDTVKLNGEGFELFVTDGQKIKRGDALLKADIIQIEGQVPSVITPVVFTSLMGQEITLEKTGYQRAGSTNIITMKK; encoded by the coding sequence ATGTTTGCTTTCTTACAAAAAATCGGTAAGTCGCTCATGTTTCCAATTGCTACATTACCAGCAGCAGCATTACTATTGCGTTTAGGTTCAGGGGATATGCTTGGGGCCGTACCGAATGAAGCAATCCAGTACATTGCTAGTATTATGGCCGCTTCTGGTAATGCCATACTAGGGAATTTACCAATTATTTTTGCCATCGGTATTGCGATGGGATTGGCACACGATAGCAGTGGCGGCGCAGCTCTTGCAGGTGCAATTGCGCATCTTGTTTTAATAGCCGTTTTAGGAACTGTTAATGAAGAATTAAATATGGGTGTGTTTGGTGGCATTATTGCCGGTATTACGGCAGGCTTATTGTATAACAAATATTATAATGTGAAATTTCCAGAATGGTTATCATTCTTTGGTGGACGGCGCTTTGTGCCAATTATTACATCCATCACCATGGCGATTTTAGGGAGTATTTTAGCGATCGTATGGGGACCAATTCAAGGTGGCATAGATGCTGTCGGCAATTGGATGATCGGGGCAGGATCACTTGGCGTAGGAATGTATGGCTTCTTCAACCGTCTATTAATTCCAGTGGGTCTACACCATGTAATCAATACGATTATTTGGTTTGATTTCGGTGAATTTACGAATGCTGCAGGCGAAATCGTGAAAGGGGATATCAATCGTTTCCTAGCAGGAGACACATCAGCTGGACATTTCCAAGCTGGCTTCTTCCCCATTATGATGTTCGGTTTACCAGCAGCATGTCTTGCGATGTATTTTACAGCGAAAAAAGAAAAACGTCCGATCGTTGGTGGGATGTTCGTATCCATCGCTTTAACAGCCTTTTTAACAGGGGTTACAGAGCCGATTGAATTTTCATTTATGTTCTTATCACCAGTTCTTTATGGTATCCATGCGGTATTAACAGGTATTTCGCTTGCAGTTGCCTATATTGTTGGGTTCCGTGACGGCTTTGGCTTCTCAGCAGGTTTAATTGACTACTTGCTCAACTTAGGGCTAGCAGATAAACCATTGCTATTATTACCGTTAGGCTTGGGCTTTGGGGCAATTTACTTTGTTGTTTTCTATTTTTTAATCAAAAAATTAGATTTAAAAACACCTGGACGTGAAGACGATGAGGAAGAGGATGGCGAAGTAAATGCTACTATTTCTAATGATGTCGATTTACGTGCCTACTATACAATTGAAGCATTAGGTGGAAAAGACAATATTCAGCAAGTGGATTACTGTACAACTCGCTTACGTCTGTCTGTACAGGATGCGAATGTTGTAGATGATAAAACACTGAAACAAACAGGTGCACGAGGTGTAATGCGTATCAGTAAAACGAATGTTCAAGTAATTATTGGAACATCTGTAGAGTTTTTAGCTGAGGCCATGAAAGAGCGTTTGAAAAAAGGCAATCCAGCACCAACCAACGCTGAACTTCCTACTGCACAGCCTGTCGTGGAAGAGGCAGTAAAGAACGAGACTATGACATTCCGTGATTTCGAGATGCCAATGACAGGTGATTTATTACCTTTAACAGAAGTGCCAGATGAGGCATTTTCAGCAGGCTTGATGGGCCCAGGTTTCGGTATTCGTCCGACAGATGGAGCAGTTTATGCACCATTCGATGGTCAGGTAGTAATGATTTTCCCAACAAAGCATGCAATCGGCTTGAAATCAGATACAGGTATGGAAGTATTAATTCATGTTGGCTTAGATACGGTCAAACTAAATGGTGAAGGCTTTGAACTGTTCGTTACAGATGGTCAAAAAATTAAGCGTGGGGATGCGCTATTAAAAGCAGACATCATACAGATTGAAGGCCAAGTACCTTCTGTCATCACACCAGTTGTCTTTACAAGCTTAATGGGGCAAGAGATTACACTTGAAAAAACGGGCTACCAACGAGCAGGCTCAACAAATATTATTACAATGAAGAAGTAA
- the nagA gene encoding N-acetylglucosamine-6-phosphate deacetylase: protein MSLFIRNITVVNANGRDEQVDVWMKDGKIAQIAPHLDIHDVDQLDGSGKFLLPGFIDMHIHGSAQIDTMDASDEGLHTMAQSLLKEGTTSFLATTMTQSYDNIERAIENVAQFQPQPDEAEVLGIHIEGPFVSKQRAGAQPLEYIVELDLDRWTKWQEISGHKIKQITLAPEEPNGMAAVQSISASGVIVSIGHSDATFEQMQQAVQLGATQGTHLYNQMRPFHHRDPGVVGGVLLLDAIKAELIVDFIHMHEGAVEMAYRLKGADGLILITDAMRAKGMPFGAYDLGGQTVHVTEAGAHLSNGSLAGSILKMDQAVRNMRHITNCTLEELVKMSSFNAAEQLKLSNKGQLVQGYDADAVILDEHLKLHQTIKAGKVFYDAMLAGDGQ from the coding sequence TTGAGTTTATTCATTCGAAATATCACAGTGGTGAATGCCAATGGACGAGATGAACAGGTAGACGTGTGGATGAAGGATGGTAAAATTGCGCAAATTGCTCCCCATCTCGATATTCATGATGTAGATCAGCTAGATGGTTCAGGGAAATTTTTATTGCCAGGATTTATTGATATGCACATTCATGGGTCCGCTCAAATTGATACAATGGATGCTTCAGATGAAGGGCTTCATACGATGGCCCAATCCCTTTTAAAAGAAGGCACGACAAGCTTTTTAGCCACAACGATGACACAAAGCTATGACAACATTGAGCGAGCTATCGAAAATGTGGCGCAGTTCCAGCCACAGCCAGACGAAGCGGAGGTACTAGGTATTCATATCGAAGGGCCATTTGTCTCAAAGCAGCGAGCAGGGGCACAGCCTCTTGAATATATTGTCGAGCTAGATTTGGATAGATGGACAAAATGGCAGGAAATCAGTGGCCATAAAATTAAGCAAATTACGCTAGCACCAGAAGAACCGAATGGCATGGCAGCTGTGCAAAGTATTTCTGCTAGCGGTGTCATTGTTTCCATTGGTCACTCGGATGCTACCTTTGAGCAAATGCAACAAGCGGTTCAATTAGGTGCCACACAGGGAACACACTTATACAATCAAATGCGTCCATTCCACCATCGAGATCCAGGTGTAGTTGGTGGTGTCCTGCTGCTAGATGCGATTAAGGCAGAATTGATTGTTGATTTTATCCATATGCATGAAGGCGCGGTGGAAATGGCCTATCGCTTAAAGGGAGCAGACGGACTGATTTTAATTACCGATGCGATGCGCGCAAAGGGCATGCCATTTGGAGCGTATGATTTAGGTGGTCAAACAGTACATGTAACAGAGGCAGGCGCCCATTTATCGAATGGTTCTTTAGCAGGTAGTATTTTAAAAATGGATCAAGCTGTACGGAATATGCGTCACATTACGAATTGTACGCTGGAGGAGCTTGTCAAAATGTCCAGCTTTAATGCTGCAGAGCAATTGAAGCTAAGTAATAAGGGACAGCTTGTGCAAGGCTATGATGCCGATGCGGTAATTTTGGATGAACATTTAAAGCTTCATCAAACGATTAAGGCGGGCAAGGTCTTCTATGATGCAATGCTAGCTGGTGATGGGCAATAA
- a CDS encoding sugar isomerase domain-containing protein — protein MNTYFQQVNRYLTMMAQQESNQLMRIAEQIVKRLTQGGIIQLFGSGHSMLLAQECYYRAGGLVPVKPIHIESLMLHQGARQSSQNEKKQAFLASYKNQLQFDDQDVCIIISTSANNPAPIDMAIFAKEAGALTISLQSLEYQQQPSRHSSGKRLEQVVDEVLNTHVPLGDGVLTVDQLQYAPVSTVLGATLLNALFAQIIELMHAQGASIPVFGSSNLGENNNNALIDQYGQRIHF, from the coding sequence ATGAATACCTATTTTCAACAAGTTAATCGATATTTAACAATGATGGCACAACAGGAAAGCAATCAACTGATGCGTATTGCCGAGCAAATTGTTAAACGTCTCACACAGGGAGGCATCATTCAGCTCTTTGGCTCTGGTCATTCCATGCTATTAGCACAGGAATGTTACTACCGAGCAGGTGGCTTAGTGCCTGTCAAACCCATACACATTGAATCGTTAATGCTACATCAGGGTGCACGGCAATCCTCACAAAATGAAAAAAAACAGGCTTTTTTAGCCTCCTATAAGAATCAGCTGCAATTTGATGACCAAGATGTTTGTATCATCATTTCAACCTCTGCCAATAATCCAGCGCCCATTGATATGGCTATTTTTGCAAAGGAAGCGGGCGCTTTGACCATATCACTGCAGTCGCTCGAATATCAACAGCAGCCATCACGCCATTCATCAGGCAAGCGTTTAGAGCAAGTAGTAGATGAAGTATTGAATACGCATGTGCCATTAGGCGACGGTGTGTTAACCGTTGACCAGTTGCAATATGCTCCTGTATCAACAGTGTTAGGTGCAACTTTATTAAATGCTTTATTCGCTCAAATCATTGAGCTGATGCATGCACAGGGCGCAAGCATACCTGTGTTTGGTAGCAGTAATTTAGGGGAAAACAATAACAATGCGCTCATTGATCAATATGGTCAGCGCATTCATTTCTAA
- a CDS encoding glucosamine-6-phosphate deaminase, producing MKIKRFSSMDDLYTHAVATIVEAKNNGATTFGLATGGTMEPLYAKICQTDIDFSQSISFNLDEYVGLEATHKQSYAYYMSKHLFNQKPFLASYLPDGLAIDPLVETARYEGLLQQYPLDFQLLGIGQNGHIGFNEPGTPFASLTHLVTLEESTRQANARFFSSIDEVPTQAYTMGIQSIMRAKCILLLAVGEAKREVLERLLSSDYTEDVPATVLSKHPNVIVLTDLQEEENKL from the coding sequence GTGAAAATAAAAAGGTTTTCCTCAATGGATGATTTATATACACATGCAGTAGCAACAATCGTGGAAGCAAAAAATAATGGCGCAACAACTTTCGGATTAGCTACTGGTGGAACAATGGAACCGCTGTATGCTAAAATTTGTCAAACAGATATTGATTTTTCACAGAGCATTAGCTTTAATTTGGATGAATATGTCGGGCTTGAGGCAACACATAAGCAAAGCTACGCCTATTATATGAGCAAACATTTATTTAACCAAAAACCATTTCTAGCATCGTATTTACCGGATGGTTTAGCAATAGATCCTCTAGTGGAAACAGCTCGCTATGAAGGATTATTGCAACAATATCCATTAGACTTCCAATTACTTGGTATCGGTCAAAATGGTCATATCGGCTTCAATGAGCCTGGTACGCCATTTGCTTCTTTAACACATCTTGTGACACTCGAAGAATCCACTCGTCAAGCCAATGCGCGTTTCTTTTCTTCCATTGACGAAGTGCCAACACAGGCATATACAATGGGTATTCAATCGATTATGCGTGCAAAATGCATTTTGTTACTCGCAGTGGGAGAAGCTAAGCGTGAGGTGTTAGAGCGTTTACTGTCTTCTGATTATACAGAAGATGTACCAGCCACTGTTTTATCCAAACATCCAAATGTTATTGTTTTAACAGACTTACAAGAAGAGGAGAATAAATTATGA
- a CDS encoding HPr family phosphocarrier protein — MKTQQFTVVDPLGIHARPASQLVAKATPFTSSIEIRTEEKAANLKSILGVMGLALKQGSQFTLAVEGEDEEQALAALTTLITEMGLAQ; from the coding sequence ATGAAAACACAACAATTTACAGTAGTCGATCCTTTAGGTATTCATGCACGACCAGCAAGCCAGCTTGTGGCAAAAGCAACACCGTTTACTTCATCTATTGAAATACGCACAGAAGAAAAAGCAGCTAATTTGAAATCCATTTTAGGTGTGATGGGATTAGCCTTAAAGCAAGGTTCACAATTTACACTTGCTGTAGAGGGGGAAGACGAAGAGCAAGCATTAGCAGCATTAACGACACTCATTACAGAAATGGGGCTTGCACAATGA
- the ptsP gene encoding phosphoenolpyruvate--protein phosphotransferase, translating to MTQLTGIAASDGIAIAKAYRFVQPDLTFAKTTVPDIEAEQQRLTAALAKAEQELVIIRQQTFEKFSAEEAAIFEAHLLVVHDPELIGPINQKIADEAVNAEYALHEVSSMFVALFEGMDDEYMSARASDIRDVTNRILAHLLGVHIPNPSNMNEQVIIVANDLTPSETAQLDRNFVLGFITDIGGRTSHSAIMARSLEIPAVVGAGIATTTIQNGDQLIVDGLAGQVLVNPTADVIAHYQEKAQNYRAQQAEWSTLVNEQTVSKDGVHVELAANIGSPSDLDGVLRHGAEGIGLYRTEFLYMGRENLPSEEEQFIAYKTVMEGMKGKPVVIRTLDIGGDKHLPYLPLQEEMNPFLGHRAIRLCLDQQELFRTQLRALLRASVYGNLKIMFPMIATIQEFREAKAILLEEEEKLIAAGIAVGSSIEVGMMVEIPSTAVMADIFAKEVDFFSIGTNDLIQYTMAADRMNEKVAYLYQPYNPAILRLIQMVIKAAHQEQKWVGMCGEMAGDELAVPLLLGLGLDEFSMSATSILKTRALLKQLSVPEMQTLATEALQLATAEEVLEKVKQALK from the coding sequence ATGACACAACTCACTGGTATTGCCGCTTCAGACGGCATTGCCATTGCGAAAGCATATCGTTTCGTCCAACCAGATTTAACATTTGCTAAAACAACTGTTCCTGATATCGAGGCGGAGCAGCAACGTTTAACAGCCGCTCTTGCCAAAGCAGAACAAGAACTAGTTATTATTCGACAGCAAACATTCGAAAAATTTAGTGCAGAAGAAGCTGCAATTTTTGAGGCACATTTATTAGTGGTTCATGATCCCGAATTAATTGGGCCCATCAATCAAAAAATTGCAGACGAAGCGGTGAATGCGGAATATGCATTGCATGAAGTATCCTCTATGTTTGTGGCATTATTTGAAGGTATGGATGACGAATACATGAGTGCACGAGCATCAGATATTAGAGATGTGACAAATCGCATATTAGCACACTTACTCGGTGTACATATTCCAAATCCAAGCAATATGAACGAACAGGTAATTATCGTAGCGAATGATTTGACTCCTTCAGAGACAGCCCAATTAGATCGCAACTTTGTTCTCGGTTTTATTACCGATATTGGAGGGCGAACATCCCATTCGGCCATCATGGCTCGTAGCTTAGAAATCCCAGCAGTCGTAGGAGCAGGGATTGCTACGACAACGATTCAGAATGGCGATCAATTAATCGTGGATGGTTTGGCGGGTCAAGTCCTAGTGAATCCAACAGCCGATGTGATTGCGCACTACCAGGAAAAGGCGCAAAACTATCGTGCACAGCAGGCGGAATGGTCTACTTTAGTGAATGAGCAAACTGTTTCTAAAGATGGCGTGCATGTGGAGCTAGCGGCTAATATTGGATCACCAAGTGATTTGGATGGTGTATTGCGTCATGGGGCAGAAGGAATTGGCCTGTATCGTACAGAGTTTTTATATATGGGCCGAGAAAATTTGCCATCAGAGGAAGAACAATTTATAGCGTATAAAACAGTCATGGAAGGAATGAAGGGCAAGCCAGTTGTTATTCGAACACTGGATATCGGTGGCGACAAACACTTGCCATACTTACCTTTGCAGGAAGAAATGAACCCATTCCTTGGTCATCGTGCCATTCGTCTATGTCTAGACCAGCAGGAGCTATTCCGCACACAATTGCGTGCCCTCCTTCGAGCATCGGTCTACGGAAATTTAAAAATTATGTTCCCCATGATTGCGACCATTCAAGAATTCCGTGAGGCTAAAGCGATTTTGCTTGAGGAAGAGGAAAAGCTGATAGCGGCAGGTATTGCAGTAGGTTCATCTATAGAGGTCGGGATGATGGTTGAAATTCCATCGACAGCCGTAATGGCTGATATTTTTGCAAAAGAAGTGGATTTTTTCTCCATTGGCACAAATGATTTAATTCAATATACAATGGCTGCAGATCGCATGAATGAAAAAGTTGCCTATTTATATCAACCGTATAATCCAGCCATTTTACGTTTAATTCAAATGGTCATTAAAGCTGCCCATCAAGAACAGAAATGGGTAGGGATGTGTGGAGAAATGGCAGGCGATGAGCTAGCTGTTCCTCTATTACTAGGCTTAGGCTTAGATGAGTTCTCTATGAGTGCCACATCGATTTTAAAAACACGCGCCTTGCTGAAGCAATTATCTGTCCCAGAGATGCAGACTTTAGCGACGGAGGCTTTACAGTTAGCGACAGCTGAGGAAGTGCTAGAAAAAGTAAAGCAAGCATTGAAATAA
- a CDS encoding HAD family hydrolase, with protein MIKAALFDLDGTLLNRDASVQLFIEQQYERLKAVLGCIPREQYITRFIQLDKRGYVWKDRVYQQLVEEFHLAHITWEALLQDYLNEFKYSCVPFPNLISMLEQLKKDRLVLGMITNGYGQFQMDNIKALVIEQYFDVILVSEWAGMKKPHPQLFLNAIENLNVLPHECVFIGDHPENDVKAAQHVGMKGIWKKDKQWDDVEADAIVEDLLEIPIVINSFSQ; from the coding sequence GTGATTAAAGCGGCATTATTTGATTTAGACGGAACATTATTAAATAGAGATGCATCTGTCCAACTCTTCATCGAGCAGCAATATGAGCGATTGAAGGCGGTTCTCGGTTGCATTCCAAGGGAACAATATATAACTCGCTTTATTCAATTAGATAAGCGAGGCTACGTTTGGAAGGATCGCGTCTATCAGCAATTAGTGGAGGAATTTCATCTTGCTCATATAACGTGGGAAGCACTTCTTCAAGATTACCTAAATGAATTCAAATATAGCTGTGTCCCTTTTCCTAACCTTATTTCGATGCTAGAGCAATTGAAAAAGGATCGATTGGTTTTAGGCATGATTACAAATGGCTATGGGCAATTTCAGATGGACAATATAAAGGCATTAGTAATTGAGCAGTATTTTGATGTCATTTTAGTTTCTGAATGGGCAGGAATGAAAAAGCCCCATCCTCAACTATTTTTGAACGCAATCGAAAACCTGAATGTGCTGCCTCATGAATGTGTTTTTATCGGCGATCATCCTGAAAATGATGTCAAAGCTGCTCAACACGTAGGAATGAAGGGCATTTGGAAAAAGGACAAACAATGGGACGATGTTGAAGCGGATGCCATCGTGGAGGATTTATTAGAAATACCTATAGTCATCAACTCTTTCAGCCAGTAA
- a CDS encoding sporulation protein, with product MSFFHKALASIGIGSATVDTRLEKETYHAGEVMQGEIIVHGGQVEQQVDTIYLSVNTTYIRESNDHKHTEVAALQKVKVTEPFTLTAGEEKVFPISLTLPFETPISAGKTQVWIQTGLDIKNAVDPSDKDYIRVEPTALAGHILDAIRGLGFRLREAECEQAPSRFRGYYPFVQEFEFVPTGQFRGHLDELEVVFLSQSNHSAEILMQIDRKVKGIGSFFAEALDMDESYVRTTITMHDLPTLQAKLQQIISKHA from the coding sequence ATGTCTTTTTTTCATAAAGCATTAGCAAGTATTGGAATAGGTTCAGCAACAGTGGATACAAGATTGGAAAAGGAAACTTATCATGCTGGAGAGGTTATGCAGGGGGAAATCATAGTGCATGGCGGTCAAGTCGAGCAACAAGTGGATACCATTTATTTATCCGTCAATACGACGTATATTCGCGAGTCGAATGATCACAAACATACAGAGGTTGCCGCACTACAAAAAGTCAAAGTAACAGAGCCTTTCACACTGACGGCTGGCGAAGAAAAGGTCTTTCCTATTTCATTAACACTACCATTTGAAACACCGATTAGTGCTGGTAAAACACAGGTTTGGATTCAAACGGGTCTGGATATTAAAAATGCGGTCGATCCGAGTGATAAGGATTATATTCGTGTTGAGCCAACAGCGCTTGCAGGACATATATTAGATGCGATTCGTGGATTAGGTTTCCGTTTACGTGAAGCTGAATGTGAACAAGCCCCTTCACGCTTCCGTGGCTACTATCCATTTGTCCAGGAATTTGAATTTGTACCAACTGGACAATTTAGAGGTCATTTAGATGAGCTAGAAGTAGTTTTCCTCTCTCAGTCCAACCATTCTGCAGAGATTTTAATGCAAATTGACCGCAAAGTAAAAGGCATTGGTAGCTTTTTTGCTGAGGCATTAGATATGGATGAAAGCTATGTTCGCACAACCATTACGATGCACGACCTACCAACACTGCAGGCGAAGCTTCAGCAAATTATTTCAAAACATGCCTAA